The Bacillota bacterium genome has a segment encoding these proteins:
- a CDS encoding YtxH domain-containing protein: MSRQGFWTGMLAGGLIGMIAAIAVAPQLKPDTRKRILETSKDWSGRAGKVWHRGREAARDAADNLR, translated from the coding sequence ATGAGTCGGCAGGGTTTTTGGACGGGGATGCTGGCCGGCGGTCTGATCGGGATGATCGCGGCCATTGCGGTAGCCCCGCAGCTCAAACCCGACACCCGGAAGCGGATCCTGGAGACCAGCAAGGACTGGTCCGGCCGGGCCGGGAAGGTGTGGCACCGCGGCCGTGAGGCGGCTCGGGACGCGGCGGACAACCTTCGTTGA
- a CDS encoding ribokinase, whose translation MIPVAGGKARILVVGSLNMDLVLKTARLPQPGESLFGSEHLMVPGGKGANQAVAAARLGGATTLIGRVGEDPDGRRLRDSLRQEGVDDRFVSADPSRQTGLGVVILEDTGENRIIVYPGANLGVTVDDLAPAFAEPWDAVITQLEVPGLVVVETCRLGRAKGFPAILDAGPAQPFPLEELGGLEILTPNETEALALTGIDTAERGGVERAAEVLQRRSQARFIVIKLGVRGAFLYGDGLAEPFPANPVRVVDPTAAGDAFTAELTLQYVAHGDIRRAVHYAGLAGALAVTRLGAQPSLPGADEMREFARGRGLEW comes from the coding sequence GTGATCCCAGTCGCCGGAGGGAAGGCCCGTATCCTGGTGGTCGGCAGCCTCAACATGGACCTTGTCCTGAAGACCGCCCGCCTTCCCCAGCCCGGGGAAAGCCTGTTCGGATCAGAACACCTGATGGTGCCCGGCGGCAAAGGGGCCAACCAGGCTGTTGCCGCGGCCAGGCTCGGCGGGGCGACCACGCTGATCGGTCGGGTGGGCGAAGACCCAGACGGGCGGAGGCTCCGCGATTCTCTGCGCCAAGAAGGCGTCGACGACCGTTTTGTCAGTGCCGACCCGTCGCGCCAAACCGGCCTGGGCGTGGTCATCCTGGAAGATACGGGGGAGAACCGGATCATCGTCTACCCCGGGGCCAACCTCGGGGTGACCGTAGACGACCTCGCCCCGGCCTTTGCGGAACCCTGGGACGCGGTCATCACCCAGCTGGAGGTCCCGGGCCTGGTGGTCGTCGAGACCTGCCGCCTGGGGAGGGCCAAGGGTTTCCCGGCGATTCTCGACGCCGGGCCCGCTCAGCCCTTCCCCCTGGAGGAGCTTGGCGGCCTGGAGATCCTCACTCCCAACGAGACCGAGGCCCTGGCTCTGACCGGCATAGACACCGCAGAGCGGGGCGGGGTCGAGCGGGCCGCTGAGGTCCTGCAGCGTCGCTCACAGGCCCGCTTCATCGTCATCAAGCTGGGCGTCAGGGGGGCCTTCCTTTACGGCGACGGCCTCGCCGAGCCCTTCCCGGCCAACCCGGTCCGGGTAGTCGACCCAACCGCCGCCGGCGACGCCTTCACGGCCGAACTCACTCTCCAGTACGTCGCCCACGGCGACATCCGGCGGGCCGTCCACTATGCCGGCCTCGCCGGGGCTCTGGCGGTCACCAGGCTCGGGGCTCAACCGTCGCTGCCCGGGGCCGACGAAATGCGCGAGTTCGCCAGGGGGAGGGGTCTCGAGTGGTGA
- the alaS gene encoding alanine--tRNA ligase — protein MSGDEIRQSFLDFFASKGHKVMPSASLVPVDDPTLLWINCGMAPLKPYFEERVTPPSRRLVSSQKSIRTNDIENVGKTPRHHTFFEMLGNFSIGDYFKEDAIAWAWELVTGVFELPADKLYVTVHPTDDEARQIWLKKVGLPLSRVLDDPSDFWDIGPGPCGPNSEIYIDRGEHLGCGKPNCLPGSCDCSRWLEFWNLVFTQFSHNEDGSHTPLPKKNIDTGMGLERIASILQGVDTNFETDLLYPIISQTVKLSGVPYKKTPETRLAMNVIADHLRSVTMTIGDGATPSNEGRGYILRRLLRRAVRYARTLGFQDPVLHTLVPTAAAIFAQPYPEIEAKKDAIARVIRGEEERFNSTLNDGMRIAEGMIDEARATGRGSLDGRQAFLLYDTYGFPFDLTEDIAAENGLKLDRGGFDKAMEEQRRRARAARQGVEGWDSSAAFAQSLKAFPKTEFVGYDELTAKARVLAIVKSGQVVPAAEPGEEVDLLIDRTPFYAESGGQVSDQGQLTSGESQVFEVYGVRKLEDGKFLHVGRVGEVILKPGMEVTSKVDGDRRLATARNHTATHLLQAALRRVLGDHVNQSGSYVDPDRLRFDFSHPSAMTREEVKAVEEMVNEKVLEGLPVTWYETSLAEAKAEGATALFGEKYGERVRVVRVGEFSQELCGGTHLKTAQQVGLFKVAGEGSVGSGLRRIEAVTGTGALRYVESRDDLLTKAAEQLRTTPAEVPVKIEELHRLAREKDHEIETLRSRLGGFAVDEMVAAARDVSGVMVVAGQVQTANQEGLRELADRIRDRLGTGVVIIGSPAGEGKVSFVSVVTKDLLGKGLNAGEIVREAAKVAGGGGGGRPDMAQAGGRHPELLEQAIARGLQVIQERLGQGH, from the coding sequence ATGTCCGGCGACGAGATCCGCCAGAGTTTCCTCGATTTCTTTGCCTCCAAGGGCCACAAGGTCATGCCCAGCGCGTCGCTGGTCCCCGTGGACGACCCGACGCTGCTCTGGATCAACTGCGGCATGGCTCCGCTGAAGCCTTACTTCGAGGAGCGGGTGACCCCCCCCAGCCGCCGGCTGGTCTCCAGCCAGAAGTCGATCCGGACCAACGACATCGAGAACGTCGGCAAGACCCCGCGGCATCACACCTTCTTTGAGATGCTCGGCAACTTCTCCATCGGCGACTACTTCAAGGAAGACGCCATCGCCTGGGCCTGGGAACTGGTCACCGGGGTCTTCGAACTGCCCGCGGACAAGCTCTATGTGACCGTCCACCCGACCGACGATGAGGCCAGGCAGATCTGGCTGAAGAAAGTCGGCCTGCCGCTATCGAGGGTCCTCGACGACCCCTCGGACTTCTGGGACATCGGGCCCGGCCCGTGCGGCCCAAACTCGGAGATCTACATCGACCGCGGGGAGCACCTCGGCTGCGGCAAGCCCAACTGTCTCCCGGGGTCCTGCGATTGCTCACGTTGGCTCGAGTTCTGGAACCTCGTCTTCACCCAGTTCAGCCACAACGAAGACGGCAGCCACACGCCGCTACCGAAGAAGAATATCGACACGGGGATGGGCCTCGAGCGGATCGCCTCGATCCTGCAGGGGGTCGACACCAACTTCGAGACCGACCTCCTCTACCCGATCATTTCCCAGACGGTTAAGTTGTCCGGAGTGCCGTATAAGAAGACTCCCGAAACGCGGCTGGCCATGAATGTCATCGCCGACCACCTGCGAAGCGTGACGATGACCATCGGGGACGGGGCCACCCCGTCCAATGAGGGGCGGGGATACATCCTCCGGCGACTCCTGCGGAGGGCCGTCCGCTACGCCCGAACCCTCGGCTTCCAGGACCCTGTCCTGCACACACTGGTGCCCACGGCCGCGGCCATCTTCGCCCAGCCTTACCCGGAGATCGAGGCCAAGAAAGACGCCATCGCCCGGGTCATCCGCGGCGAGGAGGAGCGGTTCAACTCGACGCTCAACGACGGGATGCGGATCGCCGAGGGCATGATCGACGAGGCCAGGGCCACGGGACGCGGTTCCCTCGACGGCAGGCAGGCGTTTCTCCTGTATGACACGTATGGTTTCCCCTTCGACCTGACCGAGGACATCGCCGCCGAGAACGGTTTGAAGCTCGACCGCGGCGGCTTCGACAAGGCCATGGAAGAGCAGAGACGACGGGCCCGCGCCGCCCGGCAGGGGGTCGAGGGCTGGGACTCGTCGGCCGCCTTCGCCCAATCCCTGAAGGCTTTTCCGAAGACCGAGTTCGTCGGCTACGACGAGCTGACGGCCAAGGCCAGGGTCCTGGCCATCGTCAAGAGCGGCCAGGTCGTGCCGGCCGCCGAGCCGGGCGAGGAGGTCGACCTTCTCATCGACCGGACGCCGTTCTACGCCGAGAGCGGTGGCCAGGTCAGCGACCAAGGGCAGCTGACCTCGGGTGAGTCCCAAGTCTTCGAGGTCTATGGGGTCAGGAAGCTGGAAGACGGCAAGTTCCTCCACGTCGGCCGGGTCGGCGAGGTCATCCTCAAGCCGGGAATGGAAGTCACCTCCAAGGTCGACGGCGACCGCCGTCTGGCCACGGCCCGCAACCACACGGCCACCCACCTCCTGCAGGCCGCCCTCCGCCGGGTCCTGGGCGACCACGTCAACCAGTCCGGCTCGTACGTGGACCCGGACCGCCTCCGCTTCGACTTCTCCCATCCCTCGGCGATGACCAGGGAGGAGGTCAAGGCGGTCGAGGAGATGGTCAACGAGAAGGTCCTCGAGGGCCTCCCGGTGACCTGGTACGAAACGAGCCTGGCCGAGGCCAAGGCCGAGGGGGCGACGGCCCTCTTTGGAGAGAAGTACGGGGAACGGGTTCGGGTGGTCAGGGTCGGCGAGTTCAGCCAGGAACTGTGCGGCGGGACCCATTTGAAGACGGCCCAACAAGTGGGGCTGTTCAAGGTGGCCGGCGAAGGCAGCGTCGGCTCTGGGCTCCGTCGGATTGAGGCGGTCACCGGGACGGGCGCTCTCCGCTACGTCGAAAGCCGGGACGACCTCCTGACCAAGGCGGCCGAACAACTCCGGACGACCCCGGCCGAAGTGCCGGTCAAGATCGAGGAACTTCACAGGCTGGCCAGGGAGAAGGACCATGAGATCGAGACCCTGCGTAGCCGGCTCGGCGGTTTCGCCGTCGACGAGATGGTCGCGGCCGCCCGCGACGTCTCCGGGGTCATGGTGGTCGCCGGGCAGGTCCAGACGGCCAATCAGGAAGGTCTGCGGGAACTGGCCGACCGGATCCGCGATCGACTCGGGACCGGGGTGGTCATCATCGGCTCCCCGGCCGGGGAAGGCAAAGTCAGCTTTGTCAGCGTGGTCACCAAGGACCTTCTGGGCAAGGGACTGAATGCCGGGGAGATCGTCCGCGAAGCGGCCAAGGTGGCCGGCGGCGGCGGTGGTGGCCGCCCCGACATGGCCCAGGCCGGTGGACGCCACCCCGAGCTGCTCGAACAGGCCATCGCCCGCGGGCTCCAGGTCATCCAGGAGCGACTGGGCCAGGGCCACTGA
- the rpe gene encoding ribulose-phosphate 3-epimerase codes for MVRIAPSLMCADLLHLGDDLRLLELGGADLFHLDIMDGHFVPNLSLGLEHVRQIKAVTSVPLDVHLMVSDPEPYLARLADLRVEMVSFHLEATPYPLRVIRQARRLGMAPGLALNPSTPPDRLAGLLGELDFVLVMAVEPGFAGQPFIPATLGKIEAVRAAGDGCRASLSIEVDGGISVVTGRQCVERGAGVLVAGSSSIFKGDGDLRASLVRFERAVQT; via the coding sequence GTGGTGAGGATCGCCCCATCGCTGATGTGCGCCGACCTTCTCCACCTCGGTGACGACCTGCGACTGCTGGAGCTGGGCGGCGCCGACCTGTTCCACCTGGACATCATGGACGGACACTTCGTCCCCAACTTGTCGCTTGGTCTCGAGCACGTCCGACAGATCAAGGCGGTCACCTCCGTTCCCCTGGACGTCCACTTGATGGTCAGCGACCCGGAACCCTATCTCGCCCGGTTGGCCGACCTTCGGGTGGAGATGGTCTCCTTCCACCTCGAGGCAACGCCCTACCCGCTGCGGGTCATCCGCCAGGCCCGGCGGCTGGGGATGGCGCCCGGCTTGGCCCTCAACCCGAGCACGCCCCCGGACCGACTGGCCGGCCTCCTCGGAGAGCTCGATTTCGTCTTGGTAATGGCGGTCGAGCCGGGTTTCGCCGGCCAACCCTTCATCCCAGCGACGCTCGGCAAGATCGAGGCCGTCAGGGCCGCCGGAGACGGCTGCCGAGCGAGCCTATCTATCGAAGTCGACGGGGGGATCAGCGTCGTCACCGGCCGGCAGTGCGTGGAGAGGGGGGCGGGCGTCCTGGTGGCCGGCAGTTCAAGCATCTTCAAGGGCGACGGTGACCTTCGTGCATCATTGGTGCGTTTCGAGCGGGCCGTACAGACCTGA
- a CDS encoding AI-2E family transporter gives MAGQHWLSVRRNRVIVLLAAMAAALLLMARVRGILSPFILAGVITYILEPPVCSLERHGLPRTWSIILIYLLVIGGAALLVAWIIPSALAELYGLTQTLPSYTKQLQELGLGLQRFYARLALPESVRLMLDQSLVNAEGGLLKVIGATITGILGAIAWIPGLVLAPFLAFYALKDLQTIRSGFINSLPRESRTEVGGLLSAIDSVLARFLRGQVILSAVVGAVFAFGLRVLGLPFWVIIGVFAAFAEVIPYFGPVIGAAPAVAIALTRSPALAVKVIILFAVIQELENVVLAPKIMGDSIGLHPLWVFFAILAGGELAGFWGLLLAVPTAGIMKVILTYGAGKMAATATPKAGEPEADGVDSSCKKEDERR, from the coding sequence ATGGCTGGTCAACACTGGCTTTCCGTTCGGCGGAATCGGGTCATCGTCCTCCTTGCGGCCATGGCCGCCGCCCTGCTCCTGATGGCCAGGGTGCGGGGGATCCTCAGCCCGTTCATCCTGGCCGGGGTGATCACCTACATCCTCGAGCCGCCGGTGTGTTCCCTGGAGCGGCATGGCCTTCCTCGGACTTGGTCGATCATCCTCATCTACCTCCTGGTCATCGGGGGGGCCGCCCTCCTCGTCGCCTGGATCATCCCGTCGGCCCTGGCCGAGCTGTACGGCCTCACCCAGACCCTCCCGTCCTACACCAAACAGCTTCAGGAACTCGGCCTTGGTCTGCAGCGGTTCTACGCCCGGTTGGCTCTGCCCGAATCGGTCCGCCTGATGTTGGACCAGAGTCTGGTCAACGCGGAAGGCGGTCTGCTCAAGGTGATCGGGGCGACCATCACCGGGATCCTCGGGGCCATCGCCTGGATCCCGGGGTTGGTCCTGGCCCCGTTCCTTGCCTTCTATGCCCTCAAGGACCTCCAGACCATCCGGAGCGGCTTCATCAACAGCCTTCCCCGCGAATCGCGGACCGAGGTCGGCGGCCTCCTCTCGGCCATCGATTCGGTGCTGGCCCGCTTCCTCCGCGGGCAGGTCATCCTCTCGGCCGTCGTCGGGGCGGTTTTCGCCTTCGGTCTCCGGGTGCTGGGTCTACCGTTCTGGGTCATCATCGGGGTCTTCGCCGCCTTCGCCGAGGTCATCCCATACTTCGGCCCGGTCATCGGGGCCGCCCCGGCGGTGGCCATCGCCCTGACCAGGTCCCCCGCCCTGGCCGTCAAGGTGATCATCCTCTTCGCCGTCATCCAGGAATTGGAGAACGTCGTCCTGGCTCCGAAGATCATGGGCGACAGCATCGGCCTCCATCCCCTGTGGGTCTTCTTCGCCATCCTGGCCGGCGGTGAACTGGCCGGCTTCTGGGGCCTCCTGCTGGCTGTGCCGACGGCTGGGATCATGAAGGTCATCCTGACTTACGGAGCCGGCAAGATGGCCGCCACGGCCACCCCAAAAGCAGGTGAACCCGAGGCAGACGGCGTAGACTCCTCCTGCAAGAAGGAGGATGAAAGACGGTGA